In one Nitrososphaera sp. genomic region, the following are encoded:
- a CDS encoding phosphomannose isomerase type II C-terminal cupin domain, whose amino-acid sequence MQSSCYPDLDAATGPSISPATEKRPWGRFERFTQNQPSTIKLIYLDGDKRLSLQYHDRRKEFWKVIKGPIRVQLDKETRTLETGESIMIPEKSVHRLMGAGTNAIILEISVGDFDESDIVRLEDDYKR is encoded by the coding sequence ATGCAATCGTCTTGTTATCCAGACTTGGATGCTGCTACTGGTCCTTCCATATCTCCGGCAACTGAAAAACGCCCCTGGGGCAGATTCGAGCGCTTTACCCAGAACCAGCCCTCCACAATCAAACTGATTTATCTGGACGGCGACAAGCGCCTTTCACTACAGTACCACGACCGCAGAAAGGAGTTCTGGAAGGTGATAAAGGGGCCTATTCGCGTGCAGCTTGACAAGGAAACAAGGACGCTTGAAACCGGCGAGTCAATCATGATACCTGAAAAATCGGTTCACCGCCTGATGGGAGCCGGAACAAACGCGATAATCCTTGAAATCTCGGTTGGCGATTTTGACGAGTCAGATATCGTCAGGCTGGAAGACGACTACAAGCGCTGA
- a CDS encoding SMC family ATPase translates to MIKDIEMKDFIAHHDTRLQFCRGITVFVGHNGSGKSSVIDAITFALFGKHTRKLGRNLVRRGANGAMVKLHFTINSREFSVVRNISATGTLAHSQFELVSDSGKAVSKKIAGGERRSLGGESMSDEVAKVLGLDYEKLRIAAVVQQGELGKIVEATPKDFKLLLNSLIGIDRLDAAYLTMADVLRGFEDRVRDENSGYGPQDMPKVEDAIAQARSSMEQSEKELAELERQRREVSEKVASIDLEIERLGPLAAKVSELQRTEKVLLQQVNSVMDSLSSEVSRLDRLVITARVSAEALKSKPEVTMQLRMVSAELDDVQCRLVENEGQLGKLRGYSEYAGKLVITDGKCPVCDSPVQKLNKVFDGVHVAEETRRKNDEKSKLTAERNKLNAEKKQLEARSSEIAAAEKFLDSNSIILDAQGGPGNPDNPRTGQGMTVTMLEKQLEDKKSLAAKLPGRISRVDDPARLVVDEVTRTLAATVQSLRDQTQGFDQQRFSNARLERDSLSRRLQRISEDTGRYQKTRDDSKAAVENGEKIKRQLQSASEFAKLLEKIRTTVYNRDGPIGISLRSWALKMISAKASEYAALFNIGISRIELSEKAREVEITCYGRHGEIDTDSMSGGEKVAIALALRLGIAYMMGSNKLDFIILDEPTTHLDEERRKALVRIISEAFREGAGPLAQLIIITHDTEIFEDSEVDQIFRFSMTSEGSQV, encoded by the coding sequence ATGATAAAGGACATTGAAATGAAGGACTTTATCGCCCATCATGACACCCGGCTCCAGTTCTGCAGGGGCATTACAGTCTTTGTGGGCCACAACGGCTCCGGCAAGTCGTCGGTCATAGACGCGATTACCTTTGCGCTCTTTGGCAAGCACACGAGAAAGCTTGGCAGGAACCTGGTGCGCCGGGGCGCAAACGGCGCGATGGTCAAGTTGCACTTTACGATAAACTCGCGCGAGTTCTCGGTTGTCAGAAACATCTCTGCCACGGGGACCCTTGCCCATTCGCAATTCGAGCTTGTCAGCGACTCGGGCAAGGCCGTCTCTAAAAAGATTGCCGGAGGCGAGAGGCGCTCGCTTGGCGGCGAATCAATGAGCGACGAGGTCGCCAAAGTCCTGGGGCTTGACTATGAAAAGCTCCGGATTGCAGCCGTCGTGCAGCAGGGAGAGCTGGGCAAGATTGTCGAGGCCACTCCAAAGGACTTCAAGCTCTTGCTAAACAGCCTGATAGGAATCGACCGCCTCGATGCAGCGTATTTGACCATGGCAGACGTGCTTCGGGGATTTGAGGACAGGGTGCGAGACGAAAACTCGGGCTACGGCCCGCAGGACATGCCCAAGGTCGAGGATGCAATAGCTCAGGCGCGCTCGTCCATGGAACAGTCCGAAAAAGAGCTTGCAGAACTTGAAAGGCAGAGAAGGGAAGTTTCCGAGAAGGTGGCATCAATTGACCTTGAAATTGAAAGGCTGGGGCCACTGGCGGCAAAGGTTTCCGAGCTTCAGCGTACGGAAAAAGTGCTTCTGCAGCAGGTAAATAGCGTGATGGACTCGCTGTCGTCCGAGGTTTCACGGCTTGATCGCCTGGTTATCACCGCGAGGGTTTCCGCTGAAGCATTGAAGTCAAAGCCCGAAGTTACGATGCAGCTTCGGATGGTATCTGCGGAGCTTGACGACGTCCAGTGCAGGCTGGTAGAAAACGAGGGCCAGCTTGGCAAGCTGCGCGGCTATTCCGAGTACGCCGGCAAACTTGTCATCACCGACGGCAAATGTCCCGTCTGCGACTCGCCAGTCCAAAAGCTGAACAAGGTCTTTGATGGCGTACATGTTGCCGAGGAAACACGCCGCAAGAACGACGAAAAGTCAAAACTGACCGCAGAGCGGAACAAGCTGAACGCGGAAAAAAAGCAGCTTGAAGCCCGGAGCAGCGAAATCGCTGCTGCGGAAAAGTTTCTTGACAGCAATTCTATCATTCTGGACGCGCAAGGGGGTCCCGGCAATCCGGACAATCCTCGCACCGGGCAGGGCATGACAGTCACAATGCTGGAAAAACAGCTGGAAGACAAGAAGTCTCTTGCGGCAAAACTGCCCGGCAGGATTTCCCGAGTCGACGATCCCGCCCGGCTCGTTGTGGACGAAGTGACGCGGACGCTGGCAGCAACAGTACAGTCGCTCCGCGACCAGACCCAGGGCTTTGACCAGCAGAGGTTTTCAAATGCCCGGCTTGAGCGAGACTCGCTCTCCCGGAGGCTGCAGCGCATAAGCGAGGACACCGGCAGGTATCAAAAGACTCGCGACGATTCAAAGGCAGCCGTCGAGAACGGGGAGAAGATAAAGCGCCAGCTCCAGAGCGCGTCAGAGTTTGCCAAGTTGCTTGAAAAAATCCGCACTACCGTCTACAACAGGGACGGCCCAATCGGGATCAGCCTGCGGTCGTGGGCGCTGAAAATGATCTCTGCAAAGGCGTCCGAGTATGCGGCACTGTTTAACATCGGCATATCAAGGATAGAGCTTTCAGAGAAGGCACGCGAGGTGGAAATCACCTGCTATGGCCGGCACGGCGAGATTGACACCGACTCTATGAGCGGAGGCGAAAAGGTGGCCATCGCGCTTGCGCTCCGGCTTGGAATCGCTTACATGATGGGCTCAAACAAGCTTGATTTTATAATCCTCGACGAGCCGACCACTCACCTTGACGAAGAGAGGCGAAAGGCGCTTGTCCGGATAATCTCCGAGGCTTTCCGCGAGGGCGCCGGACCGCTTGCTCAGCTTATCATAATTACGCACGACACTGAAATCTTTGAAGACTCGGAAGTGGACCAGATTTTCCGGTTCTCGATGACATCGGAAGGCTCGCAGGTCTAG
- a CDS encoding DNA repair exonuclease — protein MLVSHLSDLHLGYAQFSLEEREEDVYEVFQEAVDISIAEGVKLVLLAGDIFHTPRPCGKAIVTLGNALKKLKDKEITAAFILGEHDISRIRDVPLAYVFSNLGVAKRLRMDQPLELGDDAVIFGADKERRNSIDQLVERLKGAGKMAKEYPGRAKKILVLHQGITDINRFAGELNSADLPPEFDYYAMGHYHDHEKRRFDFLGGPLMYPGSIDLTPSEGIKDIKKGFVIADLSGEEVSTNFVPLLRRRKQFATRISYADIASEVEDIIRQSQSLTENGKKPIAKIDIAGSALDSSVIANNLRRLNDYCLHYIWRPLEEGGAMPADGLVLDGRPEDIDGELYRLSREALGSDELAALAVSELLPRAAEGDAAESLRIVWDAFQKKRSAPQ, from the coding sequence ATGCTAGTTTCGCACCTCTCTGACCTGCACCTTGGTTACGCGCAGTTCAGCCTTGAGGAGAGGGAGGAAGACGTCTATGAAGTGTTTCAGGAGGCGGTGGACATTTCAATCGCCGAGGGCGTAAAACTCGTGCTCCTTGCAGGCGACATTTTCCATACGCCTCGGCCATGTGGCAAGGCCATAGTCACGCTTGGCAATGCGCTAAAAAAGCTCAAGGACAAGGAAATAACAGCGGCGTTTATCCTCGGCGAACACGACATCAGCAGGATCAGAGACGTTCCGCTTGCCTACGTATTTAGCAACCTCGGCGTGGCTAAAAGGCTCCGCATGGACCAGCCGCTGGAGCTCGGTGATGATGCCGTGATATTTGGCGCGGACAAGGAGCGGAGGAACAGCATCGACCAGCTGGTAGAAAGGCTCAAGGGCGCCGGCAAGATGGCAAAAGAATATCCCGGCAGGGCGAAAAAAATCCTTGTCCTGCACCAGGGCATCACCGACATCAACAGGTTCGCCGGCGAACTCAATTCCGCGGACCTGCCTCCAGAGTTTGACTACTATGCGATGGGACACTACCACGACCACGAGAAAAGGCGCTTTGATTTTCTCGGCGGGCCGCTCATGTACCCTGGCTCAATCGACCTTACGCCAAGCGAGGGCATCAAGGACATAAAGAAAGGCTTTGTGATAGCCGACCTGTCCGGCGAGGAGGTCTCGACCAACTTTGTCCCACTGCTGCGGCGCAGAAAGCAGTTCGCGACAAGAATCAGCTACGCCGACATCGCTTCTGAGGTCGAAGACATTATCCGGCAGTCTCAGTCTCTCACGGAGAACGGAAAAAAGCCGATAGCCAAGATTGACATCGCAGGCTCGGCGCTCGATTCAAGCGTTATCGCAAACAACCTGCGCAGGCTGAACGACTACTGCCTTCACTACATCTGGAGGCCGCTCGAGGAGGGCGGAGCAATGCCGGCGGACGGGCTTGTGCTCGACGGAAGACCAGAGGACATTGACGGGGAGCTGTACAGGCTATCACGAGAAGCTCTAGGTTCAGATGAGCTTGCGGCCCTAGCAGTAAGCGAGCTCCTGCCGCGAGCTGCAGAGGGGGATGCGGCAGAGTCGCTGAGAATAGTCTGGGACGCCTTTCAAAAGAAAAGGAGCGCTCCACAATGA
- a CDS encoding ATP-binding protein gives MELGIVIGTSKPEQVTFESRRPVSIGEYVVLLYNRKRILGLVEKSFITSDALGATIRNFDEAFESRMIALENTRDKSYKGTIRVLGLLDQLNKCKAVIPALPPEPGTEVFEAARDDLLDIFSPAAHEWVRVGTLLRNTEVETKVNIDKIVSRHLAILAMTGMGKSNLVSLIAKEVAAIKGTMVIFDYHDDYSSLDGANVMNARINPRLLPSDKLADVIEVQENATNQRHVLRVALTEEVKQRKGNDFWDALQAGAAALGADKSYREASERVVDKIDDARRKFSSILDAGLEDPVRLIKNSKLNVINLVELTERQANIVVSYYLEELLDDRKAATHQKKNPKKAPKFPAPVLVVIEEAHVFIPKDEDTETKYYASKVAREGRKFGLGLVIVSQRPRGIDSNILSQMGSLAVMRMIQQDDQAHVSAASESLSRDLIDQLTSLNPGEAIFAGQWVNLPTFVKVAEVKDRRVGADLKAVEAWKQLAAMSTAAARESSDSYIPSGYIQD, from the coding sequence GTGGAGCTTGGGATTGTCATCGGAACGTCCAAGCCGGAGCAGGTAACATTCGAGTCGCGCCGGCCTGTCAGCATTGGCGAGTACGTGGTACTTCTCTATAACCGCAAGCGGATTCTCGGCCTTGTTGAAAAATCGTTTATCACAAGCGACGCGCTTGGGGCCACAATCCGCAACTTTGACGAGGCGTTTGAAAGCCGCATGATTGCGCTTGAGAACACCCGTGACAAGAGCTACAAGGGCACCATCAGGGTTCTCGGATTGCTTGACCAGCTGAACAAGTGCAAGGCGGTAATCCCTGCTCTGCCACCGGAGCCCGGAACCGAGGTGTTCGAAGCCGCGCGCGATGACCTTCTGGACATTTTCTCGCCTGCCGCCCACGAATGGGTGCGCGTCGGAACGCTTCTTCGAAACACCGAGGTGGAAACCAAGGTCAACATTGACAAGATTGTGTCGCGCCACTTGGCAATACTTGCCATGACTGGCATGGGCAAGAGCAACCTTGTCTCGCTGATTGCAAAGGAGGTTGCCGCGATAAAGGGCACGATGGTCATATTCGACTACCATGACGACTATTCAAGCCTCGACGGCGCAAACGTTATGAATGCAAGGATTAACCCTCGCCTCCTTCCCTCTGACAAACTTGCCGACGTGATAGAGGTCCAGGAAAACGCAACAAACCAGCGCCACGTGCTGCGTGTTGCGCTGACAGAGGAAGTAAAGCAGCGAAAGGGAAACGACTTTTGGGACGCGCTGCAGGCCGGCGCCGCGGCTCTCGGCGCCGACAAGTCATACAGGGAGGCGTCAGAGCGCGTCGTGGACAAAATTGACGATGCAAGGCGCAAGTTCAGCAGCATTCTTGACGCCGGGCTAGAAGATCCGGTGAGGCTGATAAAAAACAGCAAACTTAACGTAATCAACCTGGTAGAACTTACTGAAAGGCAAGCAAACATCGTCGTTTCTTACTACCTGGAGGAGCTGCTCGACGACAGAAAGGCAGCCACGCACCAGAAAAAGAATCCGAAAAAAGCCCCCAAGTTCCCGGCGCCGGTGCTTGTCGTAATTGAGGAGGCGCACGTGTTTATCCCAAAGGACGAGGACACCGAAACCAAGTACTATGCTTCCAAGGTGGCAAGGGAAGGCCGCAAGTTCGGGCTCGGACTCGTGATCGTGTCACAGCGGCCCCGGGGGATAGATTCAAACATCCTGAGCCAGATGGGTTCGCTTGCAGTAATGAGAATGATTCAGCAGGACGACCAGGCGCATGTCTCGGCGGCAAGCGAGTCGCTTAGCCGCGACCTGATAGACCAGCTGACCTCGCTTAACCCAGGCGAGGCGATATTTGCAGGCCAGTGGGTGAACCTGCCGACGTTTGTCAAGGTGGCCGAGGTCAAGGACCGCAGAGTGGGGGCAGACCTCAAGGCAGTCGAGGCGTGGAAGCAGCTTGCCGCAATGAGCACGGCGGCTGCAAGAGAATCGTCTGATTCGTACATACCATCAGGGTACATTCAGGACTGA
- a CDS encoding DNA double-strand break repair nuclease NurA: protein MLKEVYRYALKNRDTKVRKIRDSNYDGILAEAAARWTMYTPQQSPCVSAGVDSSWNKRAFQGLNLYAVDAVAVTSANELLAVEFEVDVSDSARNETLESKAMAMEASVAARALEQNGKAVVDTILIDGSIIPRLRGKNPLAASDLVRQYGEKSAVFISKSSESRAQFGELGSRAGDIYYYGKASKDSPGFSAPARASSESVNVTEVYARLRIGTPIIRLEFLGRVGEQDIKRSMDLLSYRSVSGYPYCLKYAHNNCKISDDDIDRLASVFGLQHEPGARVVLNE, encoded by the coding sequence TTGTTAAAGGAAGTTTACCGCTATGCCCTGAAAAACCGTGATACCAAGGTCCGCAAGATAAGGGATTCCAACTATGACGGGATCCTTGCAGAGGCGGCTGCGCGGTGGACAATGTATACTCCGCAGCAGAGCCCCTGCGTTTCTGCCGGAGTTGACAGCAGCTGGAACAAGAGGGCTTTTCAGGGGCTGAACCTCTATGCGGTAGACGCGGTCGCGGTGACTTCGGCTAATGAGCTGCTAGCAGTGGAATTTGAAGTCGACGTTTCCGATTCCGCAAGAAACGAAACTCTGGAATCAAAGGCGATGGCGATGGAAGCTTCCGTAGCAGCAAGGGCTTTAGAGCAAAACGGCAAGGCAGTGGTGGACACAATTCTCATTGACGGCTCGATAATCCCCCGGCTTCGGGGCAAGAATCCGCTTGCCGCATCCGACTTGGTTAGGCAGTACGGCGAAAAGTCCGCTGTTTTTATTTCAAAGAGTTCCGAGAGCAGGGCGCAGTTCGGCGAGCTCGGTTCGCGTGCAGGCGACATTTACTACTACGGCAAGGCAAGCAAGGACTCGCCGGGGTTCAGCGCCCCTGCGAGGGCGTCAAGCGAGTCTGTAAATGTGACGGAGGTTTATGCGCGGCTGCGCATAGGGACTCCGATAATCCGATTAGAATTTCTGGGAAGAGTCGGCGAGCAGGACATCAAGCGCAGCATGGATTTACTAAGCTACAGGAGCGTTTCCGGCTACCCGTACTGCCTAAAATATGCCCACAACAACTGCAAGATATCAGACGACGACATCGACAGGCTTGCCAGCGTGTTTGGCCTGCAGCACGAGCCGGGTGCAAGGGTGGTCCTAAACGAGTAG
- a CDS encoding FAD-dependent oxidoreductase, producing MSTFKLAIIGGGLLGISIAYFLSSHTRRPDSVVLLEQESNVAMHTSSRNTGKVHAPFLYDPSTKKTLATAAALGYDMWLEYSNNKHLTFVRDGVLEVATDEKGIDRLRRYMVWGKQNGLLENELVLLDASDVARIEPSVKCSSAIFCSKDGSVDYGAFAHALLADCQNFGCKIMLGARASRIAKSQGSGSHTIVTADGAEIQADFIVNSAGGNAVDIAHAMDIARDYTDLHFRGEYWQAPDKYKDLTRLSIYSVPKHPEYPFLDPHWIVRSDGRREVGPNAVPVFGPYAYGWEKNLADMIPKILESSRTGAKKMVLDRQFLSLASAELKSSLSKTAMVNRVREFLPQLRPADFQTRGTSGIRSSVVDSRGRFVPDTIILERENSLHILNYNSPGATGALPMAARIASTIFEAGVLQRSEDRAGLWDASRLAEQMK from the coding sequence GTGTCAACCTTCAAGCTCGCAATAATCGGCGGCGGCCTGCTCGGTATCTCGATTGCATATTTCCTATCATCGCACACTCGCCGGCCAGATTCGGTGGTACTGCTCGAGCAGGAAAGCAACGTGGCGATGCACACGAGCAGCCGAAACACGGGCAAGGTGCATGCACCATTTCTGTACGACCCCTCGACCAAAAAGACCCTGGCAACGGCGGCTGCGCTGGGATACGATATGTGGCTAGAGTACTCCAACAACAAGCACCTGACTTTTGTCCGTGATGGCGTCTTGGAAGTCGCAACCGACGAAAAGGGAATTGACAGGCTGCGAAGGTACATGGTCTGGGGCAAGCAGAACGGCCTTTTGGAGAACGAGCTTGTCCTTCTAGACGCAAGCGATGTCGCAAGAATCGAGCCGTCCGTAAAGTGCTCTTCGGCAATATTCTGCTCCAAGGACGGCTCTGTCGATTACGGCGCCTTTGCGCACGCACTGCTGGCAGACTGCCAGAATTTTGGCTGCAAGATAATGCTGGGCGCCAGGGCCAGCAGGATAGCAAAGAGTCAGGGCTCCGGGAGCCATACAATTGTCACTGCAGACGGAGCAGAAATTCAGGCAGATTTTATTGTCAACTCTGCCGGCGGAAACGCGGTCGACATTGCGCATGCGATGGATATTGCCAGAGACTATACCGATCTCCATTTCAGAGGCGAGTACTGGCAGGCTCCCGACAAGTACAAGGACCTTACAAGGCTTTCAATTTATTCAGTGCCCAAGCATCCCGAATACCCGTTCCTTGACCCGCACTGGATAGTGCGGTCCGATGGCAGGCGGGAGGTCGGTCCTAACGCAGTCCCCGTCTTTGGACCGTACGCATACGGCTGGGAGAAAAATCTCGCCGACATGATACCCAAAATACTAGAGTCTTCACGCACAGGCGCCAAAAAGATGGTCCTTGACAGGCAGTTCCTGTCGCTTGCAAGCGCGGAGCTGAAAAGTTCGCTTTCAAAGACCGCAATGGTAAACAGGGTCAGGGAATTTCTGCCCCAGTTGCGGCCTGCTGATTTTCAAACGAGAGGCACCTCTGGCATAAGGTCCTCGGTTGTGGATAGCCGGGGAAGGTTCGTTCCAGACACCATAATCCTGGAGCGAGAAAATTCACTTCACATACTCAACTACAACTCGCCGGGTGCCACAGGGGCGCTTCCAATGGCAGCAAGAATCGCAAGCACCATCTTTGAAGCCGGCGTCCTGCAAAGGTCGGAAGACCGGGCGGGCCTGTGGGACGCGAGCCGGCTCGCCGAACAAATGAAATAA
- a CDS encoding DNA-directed DNA polymerase I, with protein sequence MAQQQISDARRRRLDDQPEIPEGRPLLLMSAVYSGEERKVYLKFYDEQDKKVYFWRDRTGHRPYCYTKTEFEDEVKQVMASDPKYSLEHTKKRDIIADREIDVLKVLAPDPLSIGGTDSSFREKVTSWEADIKYHENYLYDRALIPGAYYIRKGDNLAPFEYPISEKVQQALKGLLWDKIKESGESGKEYRQYITAWANLLNQPIPDLKRVALDIEVESEEGHMPTPRDHDRRVTAVGLVGSDGLHKVYVLDGLPAEQNVPMPADAIICKTEKELIEKAFEVIGEYPILLTFNGDDFDLPYLYARSQDPRIDASGIVIPKERIPIVVKKESFIKRGMQAEPVSIRHGIHLDLFRTFDNRSIQIYAYNRSYTEKTLNAISEALLHDSKIEFEGDISELPVQKLAEYCLKDAELTFRLTSESDNLLMKLLVVIARIGRLSVDDIARFGVNQWIRGILYYEHRQRNELIPSRKELEQKGTASTSAVIKEKKYRGGEVVEPVAGIHFDVVVLDFASLYPSIIKVHNLSYETINCPHEECKQTAPVEGTTHWVCKRRRGLTSLLIGSLRDLRVNYYKQLSKDKTLPPSERQLYSVVSQAIKVILNAAYGVMGADIFPLYCLPVADSIAAIGRNTIHKAIDKCKQVGIEVVYSDTDSLFLKNPKPDAIEEVVNWARNSLGVDLEVDKEYRYVVFSNLKKNYLGVKPDGTVDVKGLTGKKSHTPPFIRSAFKEILEILGRVNSQKDFESAKQNIKGIIQQNAKNLEARKIPMDDLSFNVMMNKSPASYGKKISGSGSMDDKGQQQYKGLPQHIKAAKMLEQKGTTIKAGDIISYVKTNTTDGVKPVQLARPEEIDTEKYLEAMESTFDQILSTLDMDFKSLLGKPRQKSLDELFWSKPSA encoded by the coding sequence TTGGCACAGCAGCAAATATCCGACGCTAGACGCAGGAGGCTGGACGACCAGCCGGAGATCCCCGAGGGAAGGCCGCTGCTGTTGATGTCCGCGGTGTATTCCGGCGAGGAGCGCAAGGTCTACCTGAAATTCTACGATGAACAGGACAAAAAGGTGTACTTTTGGCGCGACAGGACGGGACACAGGCCTTATTGCTATACCAAGACGGAATTTGAAGACGAAGTCAAGCAGGTTATGGCAAGCGACCCCAAGTATTCACTCGAGCACACTAAAAAGCGCGACATCATAGCCGACAGGGAAATTGACGTCCTGAAGGTTCTTGCGCCCGACCCGCTGTCCATCGGAGGCACCGACAGCAGCTTCAGGGAAAAAGTGACTTCGTGGGAGGCGGACATCAAGTATCATGAAAATTATCTTTACGACCGGGCGCTGATTCCCGGCGCCTATTATATCAGGAAGGGAGACAACCTGGCCCCCTTCGAGTACCCGATTTCTGAAAAGGTCCAGCAGGCCCTGAAGGGACTGCTCTGGGACAAGATAAAAGAGTCTGGCGAATCCGGCAAGGAGTACAGGCAGTACATCACCGCATGGGCAAACCTGCTAAACCAGCCCATCCCGGACCTAAAACGCGTGGCGCTTGACATCGAGGTCGAGTCAGAGGAGGGCCACATGCCAACGCCTCGCGACCACGACAGGCGCGTGACTGCTGTCGGCCTCGTGGGAAGCGACGGCCTCCACAAAGTGTATGTTCTCGACGGCCTGCCTGCAGAACAGAATGTCCCCATGCCTGCGGACGCGATTATCTGCAAAACAGAAAAGGAGCTTATCGAGAAGGCCTTTGAAGTAATCGGCGAGTACCCCATTCTTCTAACTTTCAACGGCGACGACTTTGACCTGCCGTATCTCTACGCAAGGTCGCAGGACCCCCGCATTGACGCGTCAGGAATAGTAATTCCAAAAGAGAGGATACCAATTGTCGTAAAGAAAGAGTCTTTTATCAAGCGCGGGATGCAGGCCGAGCCGGTAAGCATCAGGCACGGTATTCACCTTGACCTTTTCCGAACGTTTGACAACAGGTCGATTCAGATTTATGCCTACAACAGGTCGTACACTGAAAAAACGCTCAACGCGATAAGCGAGGCGCTGTTGCACGACTCAAAGATAGAGTTTGAAGGCGATATCAGCGAGCTTCCCGTGCAAAAGCTGGCAGAGTACTGCCTCAAGGACGCCGAGCTCACTTTTCGGCTGACAAGCGAGAGCGACAACCTGCTCATGAAGCTGCTTGTGGTCATTGCAAGGATCGGCCGGCTTTCAGTTGACGACATTGCCCGCTTTGGCGTGAACCAGTGGATCAGGGGCATACTATACTACGAGCACAGGCAGAGAAACGAGCTTATACCAAGCAGGAAGGAACTGGAGCAAAAGGGCACGGCATCGACTTCCGCAGTTATCAAGGAGAAGAAATACCGCGGCGGCGAGGTTGTCGAGCCTGTGGCGGGCATCCACTTTGACGTTGTCGTCCTGGACTTTGCGAGCCTGTACCCGAGCATAATCAAGGTCCACAACCTCTCGTACGAGACGATAAACTGCCCGCACGAAGAGTGCAAACAGACAGCGCCGGTTGAAGGGACTACCCACTGGGTATGCAAGCGCAGGCGCGGTCTGACATCGCTCCTGATAGGCTCGCTCCGGGACCTGCGCGTGAACTATTACAAGCAGCTGTCAAAGGACAAGACGCTTCCGCCTTCCGAACGCCAGCTGTACAGCGTCGTCAGCCAGGCTATCAAGGTCATTTTAAATGCGGCTTATGGCGTCATGGGGGCGGACATATTCCCGCTGTACTGCCTGCCCGTCGCAGACTCGATAGCCGCGATTGGAAGAAACACCATTCACAAGGCCATTGACAAGTGCAAGCAGGTCGGAATCGAGGTCGTGTATTCCGATACCGACTCGCTGTTTCTCAAAAACCCAAAGCCGGATGCGATAGAGGAAGTGGTAAACTGGGCCAGAAACAGCCTGGGCGTCGACCTCGAGGTCGACAAGGAATACCGTTACGTTGTATTTAGCAACCTCAAAAAGAACTACCTCGGAGTAAAACCCGACGGGACGGTCGACGTGAAGGGGCTGACAGGCAAGAAATCCCACACGCCACCTTTTATCCGAAGCGCATTCAAGGAAATCCTTGAAATCCTGGGAAGGGTGAATTCGCAGAAGGACTTTGAATCTGCAAAGCAGAACATCAAGGGCATTATCCAGCAAAATGCGAAAAATCTCGAAGCGCGCAAGATTCCAATGGATGACCTGAGCTTTAACGTCATGATGAACAAGTCCCCGGCAAGCTATGGAAAAAAGATCTCCGGCTCCGGCTCAATGGACGACAAGGGCCAGCAGCAGTACAAGGGCCTTCCGCAGCACATCAAGGCAGCCAAGATGCTGGAGCAAAAGGGAACAACCATCAAGGCAGGGGACATTATCTCTTACGTCAAGACCAATACTACGGACGGCGTAAAACCGGTGCAGCTTGCCAGGCCGGAGGAGATTGACACGGAAAAGTATCTTGAAGCGATGGAGTCAACGTTTGACCAGATACTCTCGACGCTTGACATGGACTTCAAGTCGCTGCTTGGAAAGCCCCGCCAGAAGAGCCTGGACGAGCTTTTCTGGAGCAAGCCGTCTGCATAG